One segment of Bacteroides caecimuris DNA contains the following:
- a CDS encoding efflux RND transporter permease subunit, translating into MKNIIKFAVGNPVTICMIVFALLLLGKVSYDQLSVDLLPDLNNPRLFIELKAGERPPEEIEKQFVKNMESMVIRQSDVTQVSSVIKAGTARITVEYTWTKDMDEAFLDLQKAMNPFAQNKEITELKITQHDANLSPVVLIGMSHQNITDMAELRKIADSYIRNELIRLEGVADVTLSGEEVTTLTVQTDPYKLGAFQLKIEDIASRIESNNQSISGGRVSELGLQYLVKSSSLFSTEADFENLIVGYKPVQQQETSGNSSSETVIDVNKAPIFLKEIATVQFMNARPENIVRINGKRSIGLSIYKEMRFNTVKVVDEVSKRLAVIEDALPGYHFQVISNQGTFIKNAIGEVKSSAVLGIVLAIIVLFVFLRRMGTTLIVSLSIPISIVATFNLMFFNGLTLNIMTLGGLALGAGMLVDNAIVVIESIFRNQEKGMSVHQAVITGTAEVANAVIASTLTTIVVFLPIVYLHGASGELFKDQAWTVTFSLVSSLFVAILVIPMLYVQLSGKKVKMEEVKSIRITRYSKILRKLVQHRWWVIGVAVLLLVVTGLLTPFIGTEFMPRAESKVFTAVVKMPEGTPMERTAAAIGNLEDLLYTIVGGDSLCTLYSHIGEGSGSVNAIFEGENTAMMKVILSPECILSPERVIAQFIEEAKNPDGLELSIRQDENSLSSLLGSEGAPIVVEVKGEELDEVAQITEEVKERMLRVEGLYDVVTSIEDGAPEVVISIDRTIAGINNLSVATVIEQLKQQLSGKEVGKMEYRGEMRDIVIKVPDISLGSLGALVIRSGAQEFLLHEIATITYGQAPKEILRRNQSRISKIMANMDAGKSLDKMAAEVRLAVKDIDLPANYHITVTGEEEKRQESMHSLLFALLLSVVLVYMVMASQFESLLHPFTILLTIPLAVVGAVLLFFITGTTINMMGVIGIVMLGGIAVNNSIILVDRINQLSQAGMELTDAIVEAGQQRIRPIIMTTLTTILAMFPMTFGFGEGASLRSPMAIAVIGGLITSTLMSLMVIPCVYYVLEKMKRRINH; encoded by the coding sequence ATGAAGAATATAATCAAATTTGCAGTAGGCAATCCGGTTACGATTTGTATGATTGTATTTGCCCTCTTATTACTGGGAAAGGTATCATACGATCAGTTGAGTGTCGACTTATTGCCTGATCTGAATAATCCCCGATTGTTTATCGAATTGAAGGCGGGAGAACGTCCTCCTGAAGAGATTGAAAAACAATTTGTGAAAAATATGGAATCTATGGTCATCCGGCAGAGTGACGTTACGCAAGTCTCTTCGGTGATTAAAGCGGGGACGGCACGAATTACCGTAGAATATACTTGGACAAAGGATATGGATGAGGCTTTTCTCGATTTGCAGAAAGCTATGAATCCGTTTGCACAGAACAAGGAGATTACTGAATTAAAAATTACGCAGCACGATGCGAATCTGTCACCGGTTGTCCTGATAGGTATGTCCCATCAGAATATTACGGATATGGCAGAGCTGCGGAAGATTGCAGACAGTTATATTCGTAATGAGTTGATTCGTCTGGAAGGGGTTGCCGATGTAACTCTTTCAGGTGAGGAAGTGACTACTCTTACTGTTCAGACCGACCCTTACAAATTAGGTGCTTTCCAATTAAAGATTGAAGACATTGCTTCACGTATTGAATCTAATAATCAGAGTATATCCGGAGGACGGGTAAGCGAGTTGGGGTTGCAATATCTAGTGAAAAGTTCGAGCCTGTTTTCTACAGAAGCCGATTTTGAAAACCTGATCGTTGGATATAAACCGGTGCAACAGCAGGAGACTTCCGGGAATAGTTCTTCAGAAACAGTGATAGATGTAAATAAGGCTCCTATCTTCCTGAAAGAAATAGCGACTGTGCAATTTATGAACGCTCGTCCTGAGAATATTGTACGTATTAACGGGAAGCGCAGTATCGGTTTGTCTATTTACAAGGAAATGCGTTTTAATACAGTGAAAGTGGTAGATGAAGTAAGTAAACGGTTGGCGGTGATAGAGGATGCTTTACCTGGCTATCATTTTCAGGTCATTTCCAATCAGGGAACATTTATAAAAAATGCCATTGGAGAAGTGAAAAGCAGTGCTGTATTGGGGATTGTTCTTGCCATCATCGTATTGTTTGTCTTTCTTCGTCGAATGGGAACAACGCTGATTGTCAGTCTTTCTATCCCGATTTCTATTGTGGCAACTTTCAATTTGATGTTTTTCAACGGACTTACATTGAATATAATGACTTTGGGTGGATTGGCTCTTGGGGCGGGTATGCTGGTGGATAATGCTATTGTAGTCATAGAAAGTATTTTTCGGAATCAGGAAAAAGGAATGAGTGTCCATCAGGCTGTTATTACTGGAACTGCGGAAGTGGCGAATGCGGTCATTGCTTCTACATTGACGACTATTGTTGTTTTTCTCCCGATTGTTTATCTGCATGGAGCTTCGGGCGAATTATTTAAGGATCAGGCATGGACAGTAACTTTCTCACTTGTGTCCTCTTTGTTTGTGGCTATTCTGGTGATTCCGATGTTGTATGTTCAACTCTCCGGTAAGAAAGTGAAAATGGAAGAGGTGAAATCAATTCGTATTACAAGATATAGCAAGATACTTCGCAAATTGGTTCAGCACCGTTGGTGGGTGATTGGGGTGGCGGTGTTGCTGCTCGTTGTAACAGGGTTGTTGACTCCATTCATTGGAACAGAATTCATGCCACGGGCAGAAAGCAAAGTTTTTACTGCCGTTGTGAAAATGCCCGAAGGTACGCCAATGGAGCGTACTGCGGCCGCTATCGGCAATCTCGAAGATCTATTGTATACTATTGTTGGAGGTGATTCTCTGTGTACGTTGTATAGCCATATCGGAGAAGGAAGCGGTTCGGTAAATGCTATATTTGAAGGAGAGAATACTGCGATGATGAAAGTTATTCTTTCGCCCGAATGTATTCTTTCGCCCGAAAGAGTTATTGCCCAGTTTATTGAAGAGGCAAAGAATCCCGACGGTCTGGAACTGTCTATACGGCAGGACGAAAACTCTTTGAGTTCGCTTTTAGGAAGCGAAGGGGCACCAATCGTTGTAGAAGTGAAAGGGGAGGAACTGGACGAGGTAGCGCAGATTACTGAAGAGGTAAAAGAGCGGATGCTTAGGGTTGAAGGATTGTATGATGTCGTTACCTCCATAGAAGACGGTGCTCCGGAAGTGGTGATTTCGATAGATCGTACCATAGCCGGTATAAATAATTTGAGTGTCGCTACGGTAATTGAACAGTTAAAACAGCAATTAAGTGGCAAAGAGGTTGGTAAAATGGAATATCGTGGCGAGATGCGTGATATTGTGATAAAAGTGCCGGATATATCGCTGGGATCCCTTGGAGCACTTGTCATTAGAAGCGGTGCTCAGGAATTTCTGTTGCATGAGATTGCTACTATTACTTATGGACAGGCACCTAAAGAAATTTTACGCCGTAATCAGAGTCGTATAAGTAAAATAATGGCTAACATGGATGCTGGAAAATCTCTTGATAAAATGGCTGCGGAAGTACGTCTGGCGGTTAAGGATATTGATTTACCTGCTAATTATCATATCACAGTGACCGGAGAAGAGGAAAAAAGGCAGGAATCTATGCACAGTTTGTTGTTTGCTTTGTTACTCTCTGTTGTACTTGTTTATATGGTAATGGCTTCACAGTTTGAATCATTGTTGCACCCTTTTACCATTCTACTGACTATTCCGTTGGCGGTGGTAGGTGCTGTCCTGCTTTTCTTTATTACCGGAACAACCATTAATATGATGGGAGTTATCGGCATCGTGATGTTGGGAGGTATTGCTGTTAACAATTCTATTATTTTGGTAGACCGTATCAACCAGCTTAGTCAGGCAGGAATGGAACTGACTGATGCTATTGTAGAAGCAGGACAACAACGTATCCGTCCTATCATCATGACCACATTGACAACGATTCTGGCTATGTTTCCGATGACATTCGGTTTTGGTGAAGGTGCTTCTCTTCGTTCGCCGATGGCCATTGCCGTTATTGGAGGATTGATAACTTCTACTTTGATGAGTTTGATGGTTATCCCATGTGTATACTATGTCCTTGAAAAAATGAAAAGGCGTATCAATCATTGA
- a CDS encoding efflux RND transporter permease subunit, producing the protein MNFLLNKRITICMLFIALSLLGYMSYKQLPVELLPNAELPVLFIQVSSQQDMDPSYVESEVIIPLEGAVNTIGGVDKLQSYIDRRQSSIQIDFKKNINFKMVSLKLQEKVNEVAASFPTGFTVQVQKVDIAQMNNNFMVLQVRGLGRTDRIRNLVEDYILPDLENIDGVASVNIYGGRQKAIEIRLNPEACKALNLTPSKISNLLSQNTQEKTFVGFANEPDSKNFVHVNAMYTKVSDLENIVVAPGPVLLKDVATVFFDLKDETTYSRVNGKEAVSVALINDSQANLIELSHRVSDAIDKLNEKLVPLDLEIVTQENKAETMENNINQIINLALVGGLLAVLILWFFLKNMRLVFFIALSIPISVYTAFNFFYASGITINSLTLVGMALAIGMLLDNSVVVLENIYRLSGSGCTPERSVTQGTKEVWRSIVAATLTTVTVFLPFVFSDNFLIKLVGHHIGVSIISTLTISLFVALLFIPMVTYVILKKKKGRSVVYEKVSIIQRPIQIYLVLLKTCMRNPGVTIFGAVILLFVTLILSLTLNVQQMKAVDSDRFNISVVMPTGSTLENTDKIVKVLEERLTDFPEKKDLICRVREKEATITLILQKDYQKIGKRKIADIKSDVQSKVSNINGAEIYVSYAMGGGQENSALSSLGGFMRLLGIGDNRERVVVRGADFEMMQMVAEEIRYLLNEQEFVQHTHVSYTPRQAEINLNFDPVLLTTYDINRANITSGLTALNNEYSSEVTFKVGEDKYDIIIRDEIREEETEEEIQEKAHKEKTVDDLRAIRIENEKGGMHNLEDIASINYGRGRSRIIRVNQDKQLEVYYNFSRDVQSSKELLDSYRSDIDQLIAGYNLPSGVALQVFHEEDQFGDFKFLILAAFILIFMILASVFESVVTPFVLLFTIPLAAIGSLLALLLSGNSLMNANTLTGFLILLGVVVNNGIILIDYANILRKRGYRRNRALMVAGMSRIRPILITSITTIAAMLPLAMGDTEYAGAIGAPFAITMIGGLLFSALLTLILIPTVCLGLENVLQWYRSLSRKLWFFHFILFVFGVIGIWLYAEGILWQSIYLVALIAGIPGLTYFAQTSLRRAKSKVIDPDEDIHISVRNLVKIYDWPGRISRQWYSGLQIRKRLGLSNEYHSLKDFVNVLWQFGILLFGIYFTYFFIQDRLWIFLFSFAIYASVLYLWRKIRSYLYYRYENSRRVKIINRVIFWGLPPVILFELFKKMDNNGLVIMIALLWFMGIAIYVTSQYLYDHHINIERVTGRFAGLRRSYFRMVKSVPLIGKQRKPFKALRGVSFEIQTGMFGLLGPNGAGKSTLMRIICGIFEQSYGSIWINGMDTRVYREELQSLIGFLPQEFGTYENMTSWEFLDYQAILKGLINENIRKERLEYVLKAVHMYERKDENIGSFSGGMKQRIGIALILLHLPRILVVDEPTAGLDPRERIRFRNLLVELSKDRVVIFSTHIIEDISSSCNQVVVINKGELKYFGDPADMVEMANGKVWQFNIDKTEFEKVLDKSLVIHHIQQGDTIRVRYLSVEQPYDGAEEVEANLEDAYLCLLKNMNDKKKKI; encoded by the coding sequence ATGAATTTTTTACTAAATAAGAGAATTACAATTTGTATGCTGTTTATAGCCCTTAGCCTTTTGGGCTATATGTCCTATAAACAGCTTCCGGTAGAGTTGTTACCTAATGCAGAGCTTCCGGTACTGTTTATCCAAGTGTCATCACAGCAGGATATGGATCCTTCGTATGTAGAGTCGGAAGTGATTATTCCACTTGAAGGAGCGGTCAATACAATTGGTGGAGTAGACAAATTGCAATCTTATATAGACAGGAGACAGTCGAGCATACAAATTGATTTTAAGAAGAATATCAACTTTAAGATGGTCTCTCTTAAATTGCAGGAAAAGGTAAATGAAGTGGCAGCTTCTTTTCCTACTGGTTTTACCGTGCAGGTGCAGAAAGTCGACATTGCGCAGATGAACAATAACTTTATGGTACTTCAGGTACGTGGTCTGGGAAGAACAGACCGCATCAGGAATCTAGTGGAGGATTATATTCTTCCCGATCTGGAGAACATAGACGGTGTAGCGTCTGTCAATATATATGGAGGACGGCAAAAAGCGATTGAAATACGTCTTAATCCGGAAGCGTGTAAGGCACTGAACCTTACACCGTCCAAGATAAGCAATCTGCTTTCACAGAACACACAGGAAAAAACATTTGTCGGTTTTGCCAATGAACCGGACAGTAAGAATTTTGTCCATGTCAATGCGATGTATACCAAAGTATCTGACTTGGAAAATATAGTGGTGGCTCCCGGACCTGTTCTGTTGAAAGATGTGGCGACTGTATTTTTTGATTTGAAAGATGAAACTACTTATAGTCGTGTTAATGGAAAGGAGGCTGTCTCTGTAGCATTGATAAATGATTCGCAGGCCAATTTGATTGAACTTTCTCATCGTGTCTCTGATGCGATTGACAAGCTGAATGAAAAACTGGTGCCACTTGATCTGGAAATTGTTACTCAAGAGAATAAAGCTGAAACCATGGAGAATAATATTAATCAGATCATTAACCTGGCATTGGTGGGTGGGCTGTTGGCTGTTCTTATCCTCTGGTTCTTTCTGAAAAATATGCGGTTGGTATTCTTTATCGCACTTTCAATTCCGATTTCAGTCTATACAGCTTTCAATTTCTTCTATGCTTCCGGTATTACTATCAATAGTCTTACATTAGTTGGGATGGCACTTGCTATCGGGATGTTGCTGGATAATAGTGTCGTGGTGCTTGAGAATATTTATCGTTTATCCGGGAGCGGTTGTACACCCGAACGTTCGGTTACTCAGGGGACTAAAGAGGTGTGGCGTTCCATTGTGGCAGCTACGCTGACCACGGTCACTGTATTTTTGCCATTTGTTTTTTCTGATAATTTTCTGATTAAACTGGTCGGACATCATATCGGGGTATCTATTATATCCACATTGACCATCTCTTTGTTTGTGGCTTTACTTTTCATTCCGATGGTCACTTATGTTATTCTGAAAAAGAAGAAAGGGAGAAGTGTTGTTTATGAGAAGGTCTCTATCATTCAACGTCCGATACAGATTTATCTGGTTTTGCTAAAGACTTGTATGCGTAATCCGGGAGTTACTATATTCGGAGCGGTGATTTTGCTTTTTGTAACTTTGATATTGTCGCTGACCTTGAATGTACAGCAGATGAAAGCGGTTGATTCGGACCGATTTAATATAAGTGTTGTGATGCCTACCGGAAGTACCCTTGAGAATACAGACAAGATAGTCAAAGTGCTGGAAGAACGTCTGACAGATTTTCCTGAAAAGAAAGACTTGATCTGCCGTGTTCGGGAGAAAGAGGCAACTATTACCCTTATTTTGCAAAAAGATTATCAGAAGATAGGCAAACGGAAAATAGCAGATATTAAATCAGATGTACAATCCAAGGTTTCTAATATCAATGGAGCGGAAATCTATGTCTCCTATGCTATGGGAGGAGGGCAGGAGAATTCAGCTTTGAGCAGCCTCGGAGGTTTTATGCGTTTATTGGGTATCGGTGATAATAGAGAACGAGTAGTAGTCAGAGGAGCCGATTTCGAAATGATGCAGATGGTAGCAGAGGAAATACGCTATTTGTTGAATGAGCAGGAATTTGTACAACACACTCATGTCTCGTATACTCCTCGTCAAGCGGAAATAAATCTGAATTTTGATCCGGTTTTATTGACTACTTATGACATCAATCGTGCTAATATTACCTCTGGATTAACAGCGCTCAATAATGAGTATTCTTCGGAAGTGACTTTTAAAGTAGGAGAAGATAAATATGACATTATCATCCGCGATGAAATTCGGGAAGAAGAGACGGAAGAAGAAATACAGGAGAAAGCGCATAAAGAGAAAACGGTAGACGACCTGCGTGCTATTCGGATAGAAAATGAGAAAGGAGGGATGCACAATCTGGAAGATATAGCATCTATTAATTATGGTCGTGGACGTTCGCGGATCATACGTGTCAATCAGGATAAACAGCTCGAAGTATATTATAATTTCTCAAGAGATGTGCAATCCTCGAAAGAGTTGTTGGATAGTTATCGTTCTGATATAGACCAGCTGATTGCCGGTTATAATCTCCCATCCGGTGTTGCTTTACAAGTATTCCATGAAGAAGATCAGTTTGGGGATTTCAAATTTCTTATTCTAGCAGCTTTCATCTTGATTTTTATGATACTTGCTTCTGTATTCGAGTCTGTGGTAACTCCTTTTGTATTGCTCTTTACGATTCCGTTGGCTGCTATCGGCTCTTTATTGGCGTTGTTACTTTCGGGCAATAGCTTGATGAATGCAAATACGCTGACCGGATTTTTGATTTTGTTAGGGGTAGTTGTCAATAACGGAATTATTTTGATAGACTATGCCAACATTTTACGTAAAAGGGGATATCGACGGAACCGGGCATTAATGGTTGCCGGTATGTCACGTATTCGTCCGATTTTGATTACTTCAATAACGACCATTGCTGCTATGCTTCCGTTGGCTATGGGAGATACGGAGTATGCTGGAGCTATTGGTGCTCCTTTTGCTATTACAATGATTGGTGGGCTTCTCTTCTCTGCTTTATTAACGTTGATTTTAATTCCTACAGTTTGTCTGGGATTAGAAAATGTGCTTCAGTGGTATCGTTCGTTGTCTCGTAAGTTATGGTTCTTCCATTTTATTCTTTTCGTGTTCGGTGTCATCGGTATTTGGTTATATGCTGAAGGAATACTTTGGCAATCAATTTATCTTGTTGCACTTATTGCAGGTATACCGGGACTGACTTATTTTGCACAGACTAGCCTTAGAAGGGCAAAATCGAAAGTGATAGATCCGGATGAAGATATACATATATCTGTTAGGAATCTGGTTAAAATATACGACTGGCCAGGGCGCATCAGCCGACAGTGGTATAGCGGTTTGCAAATACGTAAACGGTTGGGATTGAGTAATGAATATCATTCTCTGAAGGATTTTGTTAATGTGTTGTGGCAGTTCGGCATATTGCTATTCGGTATTTATTTCACTTATTTTTTTATTCAGGACAGGCTTTGGATATTCTTGTTTTCATTTGCTATTTATGCTTCGGTTCTGTATCTGTGGAGAAAGATACGTTCTTACTTGTATTATCGTTACGAAAACAGTAGAAGAGTGAAGATAATAAACCGTGTGATATTCTGGGGACTTCCTCCTGTAATCTTGTTCGAGTTATTCAAGAAGATGGATAATAACGGCTTGGTTATCATGATCGCATTACTATGGTTTATGGGTATTGCTATCTATGTCACCTCTCAATATTTATATGACCATCATATAAATATTGAGCGTGTCACCGGGCGATTTGCCGGACTTCGCCGTTCCTATTTCCGTATGGTGAAGAGTGTTCCTTTGATTGGGAAACAACGTAAGCCTTTTAAAGCATTACGTGGAGTATCATTTGAGATTCAGACAGGTATGTTCGGACTCTTGGGACCCAATGGAGCTGGAAAATCTACTTTGATGCGTATTATATGTGGTATATTTGAGCAAAGTTACGGCAGTATCTGGATAAATGGAATGGATACCCGTGTCTATAGGGAAGAACTGCAAAGCCTGATAGGATTCCTGCCACAGGAATTTGGAACTTATGAGAATATGACATCATGGGAATTTCTTGATTATCAGGCTATACTAAAAGGTCTGATAAATGAAAATATACGAAAAGAAAGGTTGGAGTATGTTTTGAAAGCAGTACACATGTACGAGCGAAAAGATGAAAATATCGGCTCTTTCTCAGGAGGTATGAAACAAAGAATCGGTATTGCATTGATTTTGCTTCACTTACCACGTATTCTGGTAGTAGATGAGCCTACTGCAGGACTCGATCCCCGTGAGCGTATTCGTTTTCGTAATCTGTTGGTAGAATTGAGTAAGGATCGTGTGGTCATTTTCTCCACTCATATCATTGAAGATATATCCAGCTCTTGTAATCAAGTGGTGGTCATAAATAAGGGTGAATTGAAATATTTCGGTGATCCTGCGGATATGGTGGAAATGGCTAATGGAAAAGTATGGCAATTTAATATAGATAAGACGGAGTTTGAAAAGGTGTTGGATAAGTCTTTGGTAATACATCATATTCAGCAGGGTGACACTATTCGTGTCCGCTATCTTTCTGTTGAACAGCCGTATGATGGAGCCGAGGAGGTGGAGGCCAATCTGGAAGATGCTTATCTCTGCTTGTTGAAAAATATGAATGATAAGAAAAAAAAGATATGA
- a CDS encoding patatin-like phospholipase family protein has protein sequence MKKQIFSTLVLSIGILLPFSLHSQEQRKKVGVVLSGGGAKGMAHIKALKVIEEAGIPIDYIAGTSMGAIVGGLYAIGYTTEQLDSMVRKQDWAFLLSDRIKRSAMSLTDRERSEKYTISIPFTKTPKDAATGGLMKGKNLANLFSELTVGYHDSINFNKLPIPFACVAANIVNGEQIVFHDGILSTAMRASMAIPGVFTPVRQDSMVLVDGGIVNNYPADVVKAMGADIIIGVDVQNALKKADKLNSVPDILGQIVDITCQSNHEKNVDLTDTYIRVNVEGYSSASFTPAAIDTLMRRGEEAAKEQWNSLLALKKKIGIAEDYTPKQHGPYSSLSNARTVYVTDISFSGVEVNDKKWLMKKCNLKENSDITTQQIEQALYQLRGSQFYSSASYTLKETPEGYHLNFLLQEKYERRINLGIRFDSEEIASLLVNATADLKTHIPSRLSLTGRLGKRYAARIDYTLEPMQQRNFNFSYMFQYNDINIYEEGDRAYNTTYKYHLAEFGFSDVWYKNFRFGLGLRFEYYKYKDFLFKKTEISDLKVESEHFLSYYAQVQYNTYDKGRFPSKGSDFRAAYSLYTDNMAQYNEHAPFSALNASWASVIPVTRRFSVIPSIYGRILIGRDFPYPLQNAIGGDVPGFYIPQQLPFAGVTNLELMDNTIMIASIKFRQRMGAIHYLTLTGNYGLTNSNFFDILKGKQLFGVSAGYGMDSIFGPLEISLGYSNQTDKGSCYVNLGYYF, from the coding sequence ATGAAAAAACAAATCTTTTCAACATTGGTTTTATCAATTGGCATCTTATTGCCTTTTTCTTTGCATTCTCAAGAGCAAAGGAAAAAGGTGGGTGTCGTACTAAGTGGCGGCGGTGCCAAAGGAATGGCACATATCAAAGCACTGAAAGTAATTGAGGAAGCAGGAATTCCTATCGATTATATAGCCGGTACCAGTATGGGAGCCATCGTAGGTGGCCTTTATGCCATTGGTTATACTACGGAACAATTGGACAGCATGGTACGGAAACAGGATTGGGCATTCCTGTTGAGCGACCGTATCAAACGAAGTGCGATGTCATTGACTGATCGCGAGCGGTCTGAAAAATATACAATCTCTATCCCTTTCACCAAAACTCCCAAAGATGCTGCTACCGGAGGACTCATGAAAGGGAAAAATCTGGCCAACCTATTTTCAGAGCTCACTGTGGGGTATCACGACTCCATCAATTTCAATAAACTTCCCATTCCTTTTGCTTGTGTAGCAGCCAATATTGTCAATGGAGAGCAAATTGTATTTCATGACGGAATACTCTCTACCGCCATGCGTGCCAGCATGGCTATTCCGGGTGTTTTTACTCCAGTACGACAAGACAGTATGGTGTTAGTGGACGGTGGCATTGTAAACAACTATCCGGCAGATGTTGTGAAAGCCATGGGAGCCGATATTATTATCGGAGTAGACGTACAGAATGCTCTTAAAAAAGCCGACAAGCTCAACAGCGTCCCCGATATTCTGGGACAGATTGTAGACATCACCTGCCAGTCTAATCACGAAAAGAATGTAGACCTCACAGACACTTATATCCGTGTCAATGTGGAGGGATATTCATCTGCCAGTTTTACCCCGGCAGCCATCGACACTCTGATGCGAAGAGGCGAAGAAGCGGCTAAAGAACAATGGAATTCGTTGCTTGCCTTGAAAAAGAAGATAGGAATAGCCGAAGATTATACTCCGAAGCAACATGGCCCTTATTCTTCTCTTTCCAATGCACGTACGGTTTATGTGACGGATATCTCATTTTCCGGTGTAGAAGTGAATGATAAAAAATGGCTGATGAAGAAATGTAATCTGAAAGAAAACAGTGACATTACCACTCAACAAATAGAACAGGCCTTGTATCAATTACGTGGCAGCCAATTCTATTCCAGTGCCAGCTATACGTTGAAAGAAACTCCTGAAGGTTATCACCTCAATTTCCTGTTGCAGGAAAAATATGAAAGAAGAATCAATTTAGGCATCCGTTTTGATTCGGAAGAAATCGCGTCTTTGTTGGTGAATGCAACGGCAGACCTCAAAACGCATATTCCTTCCCGCCTGTCTCTTACCGGTCGATTAGGTAAACGATATGCTGCCCGCATAGACTATACGCTGGAACCCATGCAGCAACGTAATTTCAACTTCTCGTATATGTTCCAATACAACGATATCAATATCTACGAGGAGGGTGACCGTGCCTATAATACCACGTATAAATATCATTTGGCAGAATTCGGTTTCTCCGATGTATGGTACAAGAATTTCCGCTTCGGACTCGGTCTGCGTTTTGAATATTACAAGTACAAAGATTTCCTGTTCAAAAAAACTGAAATCTCCGATCTGAAAGTGGAATCGGAACATTTTCTAAGTTATTATGCTCAGGTGCAATATAATACATACGATAAAGGACGCTTCCCTTCTAAAGGAAGTGACTTCAGAGCCGCCTATTCGCTTTATACGGATAATATGGCACAATACAACGAGCATGCTCCATTTTCAGCATTGAATGCTTCGTGGGCAAGTGTCATCCCTGTAACCCGCCGTTTCTCCGTCATTCCTTCCATTTACGGACGTATCCTGATCGGAAGAGATTTTCCTTATCCGCTACAAAATGCCATTGGCGGTGACGTACCCGGTTTCTATATTCCACAGCAATTACCGTTTGCCGGGGTTACCAACCTGGAATTGATGGATAACACCATTATGATCGCGTCTATTAAGTTCAGACAACGTATGGGAGCCATTCATTATCTCACACTGACGGGTAACTATGGGCTAACGAATAGTAATTTCTTCGATATATTGAAAGGCAAGCAATTATTCGGTGTTAGTGCAGGCTATGGAATGGATAGCATCTTCGGACCATTGGAAATATCGTTGGGATACTCCAATCAGACGGACAAAGGAAGTTGCTATGTGAATTTAGGGTATTACTTCTGA